A genomic window from Nocardioides jiangxiensis includes:
- a CDS encoding phospholipase D-like domain-containing protein: protein MLRRVITLLVAVLLLAGLTSAPANAAYIASPTFNVPVSPKVSERAALPRKIIWAINNTPRGGTIRIASYSFDRKDVADALIDAYHRRVNVQIVLNDNWTSTQTLRLRKALGSGPSNPSFVRICEGNCRGSGAGNLHIKVYLFSQAGSNQRLMYFGSANMTDRAVQLQWNDLVTLRNAPELYMETVKVFNQLKYDRPASPEWIYFDQEPGMTAQYYRTAEGQQPRVYTRTPSASEDPVMNRLKAVDCTAPAGYGINGHTAIRIMMYGWNGDRGVWLANQVAELEHQGCDIKVITSVAGGQVIKILRDAGVPVRSADYKYITNADGTKTVDFYSHLKVMALSGTYNRAPAKVVWTGSENWSGLSFMNDELTVGMWDANAVQTYFDRFAYMNQKYTHRFGIYPTTKPAYVG, encoded by the coding sequence TTGCTTCGCCGCGTCATCACACTTCTGGTCGCCGTGCTGCTCCTCGCCGGCCTCACCTCAGCGCCCGCCAACGCGGCGTACATCGCCTCGCCGACGTTCAACGTCCCGGTCTCGCCGAAGGTGTCCGAGCGCGCCGCGCTGCCGCGCAAGATCATCTGGGCGATCAACAACACGCCCCGCGGCGGCACGATCCGGATCGCGTCGTACTCGTTCGACCGCAAGGACGTGGCGGACGCGCTGATCGACGCCTACCACCGCCGGGTCAACGTCCAGATCGTCCTCAACGACAACTGGACCTCCACCCAGACCCTGCGTCTGCGCAAGGCACTCGGCTCCGGTCCGAGCAACCCCAGCTTCGTCCGGATCTGCGAGGGCAACTGCCGCGGCAGCGGCGCGGGCAACCTGCACATCAAGGTCTACCTGTTCTCCCAGGCGGGCAGCAACCAGCGGCTGATGTACTTCGGATCGGCCAACATGACCGACCGTGCGGTCCAGCTGCAGTGGAACGACCTGGTCACCCTCCGCAACGCCCCCGAGCTCTACATGGAGACGGTCAAGGTCTTCAACCAGCTCAAGTACGACCGCCCGGCCTCGCCGGAGTGGATCTACTTCGACCAGGAGCCGGGCATGACCGCGCAGTACTACCGGACCGCCGAGGGGCAGCAGCCGCGCGTCTACACCCGTACGCCCTCCGCCTCCGAGGACCCGGTCATGAACCGCCTCAAGGCCGTCGACTGCACCGCACCCGCCGGCTATGGCATCAACGGCCACACCGCCATCCGGATCATGATGTACGGCTGGAACGGCGACCGTGGGGTCTGGCTCGCCAACCAGGTCGCCGAGCTGGAGCACCAGGGCTGCGACATCAAGGTCATCACGAGCGTTGCCGGCGGCCAGGTCATCAAGATCCTCCGGGACGCCGGCGTCCCGGTCCGCAGCGCCGACTACAAGTACATCACCAACGCCGACGGCACGAAGACGGTCGACTTCTACTCGCACCTCAAGGTGATGGCGCTCAGCGGCACCTATAACCGTGCGCCGGCGAAGGTCGTGTGGACGGGGTCCGAGAACTGGTCGGGCCTGTCGTTCATGAACGACGAGCTGACGGTGGGCATGTGGGACGCCAACGCGGTCCAGACCTACTTCGACCGGTTCGC
- a CDS encoding alkaline phosphatase family protein, protein MTGVNLGTAGRGLGRRAAVVLACAAALVLVLAGLLALRTGTPGAATPPDHAVKAGDSVYALGATRWRMATFNVLGSGHTDGPGADTPGYPDAMTRMGNTVTIIGREHLSVVGFQEMRLDQYDEFNRLTGTGWDVWPDRPTNTTVFAQRHIANSLAWRTNTWTAIRKDVQQQRYINDDSTVNYPVVWLRNNVTGQVVIVANFHNVSDKFDSQITGGAEARRKEELAAEVKLANDLHAAHPDTPILFTGDFNEREETFCTLVGQTQLRAANGGVAGRSSCRPPADPLPVDWIFGTAPATFSGWTRLRDDLVKQTTDHPVVMSDVWVPPARAVTQPIDHVVLLSLEGVRSRTIAQLGASATGFQRLRKYAASTLNARTVERAVSISNVTSMLTGKPVKPSISGHGVVDSTTATTVHQTAGRYVTSLMSLVHDRGMSTALFTSDPRAAILDRSWNATYGAPDTTWTDNGRDKISAFHSIPKPADLSRALYRNLSGTPATFTYAQLAAADDVGHRYGFESQQYADAVVRVAKQVDAVIDVVRSNPVLRDRTLLVVAGEHGGYHKQHTRTDLLPDVQVPLYVYGPGVPGGVGLYSLNPDYQDPGGDLSGYHGPQPLRPSLVANLVTAVLGLPAIPGSTMNTQQNFNVFSAPSTTP, encoded by the coding sequence GTGACTGGAGTGAATCTCGGGACAGCTGGCCGAGGCCTCGGCCGCCGCGCGGCCGTGGTCCTGGCCTGCGCCGCCGCACTGGTCCTCGTGCTGGCGGGCCTCCTCGCCCTCCGCACGGGCACGCCCGGGGCTGCAACGCCTCCGGACCACGCGGTCAAGGCGGGCGACTCCGTCTACGCCCTGGGTGCGACCAGGTGGCGGATGGCGACCTTCAACGTGCTCGGCTCGGGCCACACCGACGGGCCGGGCGCCGACACCCCGGGCTATCCCGACGCCATGACCCGGATGGGCAACACCGTCACGATCATCGGCCGCGAGCACCTCAGCGTCGTCGGCTTCCAGGAGATGCGCCTGGACCAGTACGACGAGTTCAACCGCCTGACCGGCACCGGCTGGGACGTCTGGCCGGACCGACCGACGAACACGACCGTCTTCGCGCAGCGGCACATCGCCAACTCCCTCGCCTGGCGCACGAACACCTGGACCGCCATCCGCAAGGACGTGCAGCAGCAGCGGTACATCAATGACGACTCGACCGTGAACTACCCGGTGGTGTGGCTGCGCAACAACGTCACCGGCCAGGTCGTCATCGTGGCCAACTTCCACAACGTCTCGGACAAGTTCGACAGCCAGATCACGGGCGGCGCCGAGGCCCGCCGCAAGGAGGAGCTCGCAGCCGAGGTCAAGCTGGCCAACGACCTCCACGCCGCGCACCCGGACACCCCGATCCTCTTCACGGGCGACTTCAACGAGCGTGAGGAGACCTTCTGCACGCTCGTGGGCCAGACCCAGCTCCGTGCCGCCAACGGCGGCGTCGCGGGTCGCTCGAGCTGCCGTCCGCCCGCGGACCCGCTCCCGGTGGACTGGATCTTCGGTACCGCCCCCGCCACGTTCAGCGGGTGGACCCGGCTCCGCGACGACCTGGTGAAGCAGACCACCGACCACCCCGTCGTGATGTCGGACGTCTGGGTGCCTCCCGCCCGCGCCGTGACCCAGCCGATCGACCACGTGGTGCTGCTCTCTCTCGAGGGCGTCCGCTCGCGGACCATCGCCCAGCTCGGGGCGAGCGCCACGGGCTTCCAGCGGCTCCGGAAGTACGCCGCGTCGACCCTCAACGCGCGCACGGTCGAGCGGGCGGTGAGCATCAGCAACGTGACCTCGATGCTCACCGGCAAGCCGGTGAAGCCCTCGATCAGCGGCCACGGCGTCGTGGACAGCACCACGGCGACGACGGTCCACCAGACGGCCGGTCGCTACGTCACCAGCCTGATGTCCCTGGTCCACGACCGCGGGATGAGCACGGCCCTCTTCACCAGCGACCCCCGGGCCGCCATCCTGGACCGCTCCTGGAACGCCACCTACGGCGCGCCCGACACGACGTGGACCGACAACGGCCGCGACAAGATCAGCGCGTTCCACTCCATCCCGAAGCCCGCGGACCTCTCCCGGGCCCTCTACCGGAACCTCTCCGGCACCCCGGCGACCTTCACCTACGCCCAGCTCGCTGCGGCCGACGACGTGGGTCACCGGTACGGCTTCGAGTCGCAGCAGTACGCCGACGCCGTGGTGCGCGTGGCGAAGCAGGTCGACGCCGTCATCGACGTGGTCCGCAGCAACCCGGTCCTGCGGGACCGCACGCTCCTGGTCGTGGCCGGAGAGCACGGCGGCTACCACAAGCAGCACACCCGCACCGACCTGCTCCCGGACGTGCAGGTTCCCCTGTACGTCTACGGTCCGGGCGTGCCCGGCGGCGTGGGCCTCTACTCCCTCAACCCGGACTACCAGGACCCGGGCGGTGACCTCTCGGGCTACCACGGTCCACAGCCGCTGCGCCCGTCCCTCGTGGCCAACCTGGTGACCGCCGTCCTGGGCCTCCCGGCGATCCCCGGCAGCACGATGAACACGCAGCAGAACTTCAACGTGTTCAGCGCACCGTCGACGACCCCCTGA
- a CDS encoding LysM peptidoglycan-binding domain-containing protein, which translates to MSAATTALLVLAHHDLAAAREAASSPVGLDFPHVLAAAATLVVAVCALWCWSVTTAATLEALRGVRQAALPGPRGAVRRLVLAGCGVALAATVAPAQADDLGAVAGEPPQPVAARAILGDAPSRHTVRAGESLWAISAARLGPGASDAAISGAWHATWRANEETIGSDPDVIEPGQRLDLPELTR; encoded by the coding sequence GTGAGCGCGGCGACGACTGCCCTGCTCGTGCTGGCGCACCACGACCTCGCGGCGGCCCGGGAGGCGGCCTCCAGCCCGGTCGGGCTCGACTTCCCGCATGTCCTTGCCGCTGCAGCCACCCTCGTCGTCGCGGTCTGTGCGCTCTGGTGCTGGTCGGTCACGACAGCGGCGACGCTCGAGGCGCTGCGCGGCGTGCGGCAGGCCGCGTTGCCCGGGCCCCGCGGAGCCGTACGGCGCCTGGTGCTCGCCGGCTGTGGTGTCGCACTCGCCGCCACCGTCGCGCCCGCCCAGGCAGACGACCTCGGTGCCGTGGCCGGCGAGCCACCGCAGCCGGTGGCAGCGCGGGCCATCCTCGGCGACGCTCCGTCCCGCCACACCGTGAGGGCCGGCGAGTCCTTGTGGGCGATCAGCGCGGCACGCCTGGGTCCGGGGGCCTCGGACGCCGCCATCTCCGGTGCCTGGCACGCGACCTGGCGTGCCAACGAGGAGACCATCGGCAGCGACCCCGACGTCATCGAGCCCGGGCAGCGGCTCGACCTGCCGGAGCTCACCCGATGA
- a CDS encoding Mrp/NBP35 family ATP-binding protein has product MSTPTLEQVNAALATVNDPEIKRPITEIGMVGSVHITDAGEVTVGILLTVAGCPMKDTLTRDVTAAVSKVAGVSGVSVDMGVMDADQRARLQEVLRDGNAQREIPFAKPGSLTKVYAIASGKGGVGKSSMTANLAIALAKQGLKVGVVDADIYGHSIPAMLGVADSRPTQVEDLIMPVPTPSGVSVISVGMLKPRRDQVIAWRGPMLDRALVQMLADVYWGDLDALLLDLPPGTGDIAISLGQHLPNAEVVVITTPQEAAAEVAERAGTMASMMHQRVVGVIENMSWMELPDGSRIEPFGSGGGQRVADTLSQRFGYDVKLLGQVPLDPSLREGGDAGKPVVESDPTSAGAKAVTEIAAALSGRGRNLAGMQLGLTPSNKF; this is encoded by the coding sequence ATGAGCACCCCCACCCTCGAGCAGGTCAACGCCGCGCTGGCCACGGTCAACGACCCCGAGATCAAGCGCCCCATCACCGAGATCGGCATGGTCGGCTCCGTCCACATCACGGACGCCGGCGAGGTCACGGTCGGGATCCTGCTGACGGTGGCGGGCTGTCCGATGAAGGACACGCTCACGCGCGACGTCACGGCCGCGGTCTCGAAGGTCGCCGGCGTCTCCGGCGTCTCGGTCGACATGGGCGTCATGGACGCCGACCAGCGCGCCAGGCTGCAGGAGGTGCTCCGCGACGGCAACGCCCAGCGCGAGATCCCCTTTGCCAAGCCGGGCTCGCTCACCAAGGTCTACGCGATCGCGTCCGGCAAGGGTGGCGTCGGCAAGTCCTCGATGACCGCCAACCTCGCCATCGCGCTCGCGAAGCAGGGGCTCAAGGTGGGTGTCGTCGACGCCGACATCTACGGCCACTCGATCCCGGCGATGCTCGGCGTCGCGGACTCGCGCCCGACCCAGGTCGAGGACCTGATCATGCCCGTCCCGACCCCGTCGGGCGTCTCCGTGATCTCGGTCGGCATGCTCAAGCCGCGCCGTGACCAGGTCATCGCCTGGCGCGGACCGATGCTCGACCGCGCGCTCGTGCAGATGCTCGCCGACGTCTACTGGGGCGACCTCGACGCGCTCCTGCTCGACCTGCCGCCGGGCACCGGCGACATCGCGATCTCGCTGGGCCAGCACCTGCCCAACGCGGAGGTCGTCGTCATCACCACGCCGCAGGAGGCCGCTGCCGAGGTCGCCGAGCGCGCCGGCACGATGGCCTCGATGATGCACCAGCGGGTCGTCGGCGTCATCGAGAACATGTCGTGGATGGAGCTCCCCGACGGCTCCCGGATCGAGCCGTTCGGCTCGGGCGGTGGCCAGCGGGTCGCGGACACGCTCTCCCAGCGCTTCGGCTACGACGTGAAGCTGCTCGGCCAGGTGCCGCTCGACCCGTCCCTGCGGGAGGGCGGCGACGCCGGCAAGCCGGTCGTCGAGTCGGACCCGACCTCCGCCGGCGCGAAGGCCGTCACGGAGATCGCAGCCGCCCTCTCGGGTCGCGGTCGCAACCTCGCGGGCATGCAGCTCGGCCTGACGCCGTCCAACAAGTTCTGA
- a CDS encoding DUF6752 domain-containing protein produces the protein MSNLRSKVSGMAVVDLRRRVRVLEEEVQECRRLNLRLAELTDVVSELLLPVEQRDEERLTELLAKYQNSL, from the coding sequence ATGAGCAACCTCCGGAGCAAGGTGAGCGGCATGGCCGTCGTGGACCTGCGTCGCCGTGTGCGTGTCCTCGAGGAGGAGGTGCAGGAGTGCCGCCGGCTCAACCTGCGCCTGGCCGAGCTGACCGACGTGGTCAGCGAGCTCCTCCTGCCGGTCGAGCAGCGCGACGAGGAGCGCCTGACCGAGCTTCTCGCCAAGTACCAGAACAGCCTCTGA
- a CDS encoding Rv3235 family protein gives MSASAAERTWSPAPLLAVQETLDLDTGTVDRTSSRLGAPVVPTTSVLRGADAVVVGPALRRHVQQWALAFGQAAVEAVLGDRPVSQLLRWTTPAVHRELAYRARVVSQATLRQAGGHGQRRPAVRPQVRQARICFVDAGVAEVALTIQYGPRTRALASRLELRDGRWLCTVLEFA, from the coding sequence ATGAGCGCGTCCGCCGCCGAGCGGACCTGGTCACCGGCACCCCTGCTCGCCGTCCAGGAGACCCTCGACCTCGACACCGGCACCGTCGACCGCACGTCATCCCGCCTCGGCGCCCCCGTCGTCCCCACGACATCGGTCCTGCGCGGAGCGGACGCCGTCGTCGTCGGTCCTGCCCTCCGCCGCCACGTCCAGCAGTGGGCGCTCGCCTTCGGCCAGGCGGCCGTCGAGGCGGTGCTGGGCGACCGCCCGGTCTCCCAGCTCCTCCGGTGGACCACACCCGCCGTGCACCGCGAGCTCGCCTACCGTGCCCGCGTCGTCTCCCAGGCGACGCTGCGACAGGCGGGCGGGCACGGACAGCGACGCCCCGCAGTGCGGCCGCAGGTGCGCCAGGCGCGGATCTGCTTCGTCGACGCCGGGGTCGCCGAAGTCGCCCTGACCATCCAGTACGGCCCGCGGACGCGCGCGCTTGCCTCGCGCCTCGAGCTCCGGGACGGCCGGTGGCTCTGCACCGTGCTGGAGTTCGCCTGA
- the secA gene encoding preprotein translocase subunit SecA gives MAVLDKILRIGEGKILRELEAVAKAVNAIEDDFVAMSDEELRGQTAEFRNRLEKGESLDDLMPEAFAVVREAARRVLGQRHFDVQIMGGAALHLGNIAEMKTGEGKTLTASLPAYLNALADEGVHVVTVNDYLAKYQSEMMGRVFHFLGMSVGVILPSMSPAERREAYACDITYGTNNELGFDYLRDNMATDIADTVQRGHAFAIVDEVDSILIDEARTPLIISGPTQDEPRWYGEFARIAARMTKDVDYEVDEKKRTISVLEPGITKVEDHLGIDNLYDTVNTPLISFMNNAIKAKELFRNDKEYVVMNGEVLIVDEHTGRMLAGRRYNEGLHQAIEAKEGVQVREEYQTLATVTLQNYFRLYKKLSGMTGTAMTEAGEFNKIYNLGVVPIRTNKPMARIDQPDLVYRTEEAKYRAVVEDIAARNKAGQPVLVGTVSVEKSEHISQLLRQKGVPHSVLNAKFHADEAKIVALAGHKGAVTVATNMAGRGTDIMLGGSVEFLADAELRKKGLEPVGETADAYDEAWPATVERIKAQVQAEHDEVKELGGLYVVGTERHESRRIDNQLRGRSGRQGDPGESRFYLSLQDELMRLFKSDWVDRVLTMLKVPDDVPIENKRVTGAIANAQGQIEGQNFESRKNVLKYDDVMDRQRKVIYAERREVLEGADLEKLIRDFIDDVVAGYVTAATDGYAEQWDLDALWTALRQLYPISLKHADLTAKAGGVAGLDREALIEAIRTDAQAAYDAREAQIGDETMRELERRVLLSVLDRKWREHLYEMDYLREGIYLRAYSQRDPLVEYQREGFEMFTAMMDGIKEEAVGYLFNVEVQVEEAPEAGEFHYHADGSRHDGPMHEGAFAEPPTGQRPQVQAKGLSAPEPLRNLSYAGPTEDGDVAVTREAGPADPYEGTGRNDKCPCGSGKKFKQCHGAPGGPTGLTTRVNG, from the coding sequence GTGGCCGTGCTCGACAAGATCCTCCGCATCGGCGAGGGCAAGATCCTCCGTGAGCTGGAGGCCGTGGCCAAGGCGGTCAACGCCATCGAGGACGACTTCGTCGCGATGAGCGACGAGGAGCTGCGTGGCCAGACCGCGGAGTTCCGCAACCGCCTGGAGAAGGGGGAGTCGCTCGACGACCTCATGCCCGAGGCCTTCGCCGTCGTGCGCGAGGCGGCCAGGCGTGTCCTCGGCCAGCGCCACTTCGACGTGCAGATCATGGGCGGTGCCGCCCTCCACCTCGGCAACATCGCCGAGATGAAGACCGGCGAGGGCAAGACGCTGACCGCGTCCCTCCCGGCGTACCTCAACGCGCTCGCGGACGAGGGCGTCCACGTCGTCACGGTCAACGACTACCTCGCGAAGTACCAGTCCGAGATGATGGGCCGCGTCTTCCACTTCCTCGGCATGAGCGTCGGCGTGATCCTGCCGAGCATGTCCCCGGCGGAGCGGCGCGAGGCCTATGCCTGCGACATCACCTACGGCACCAACAACGAGCTGGGCTTCGACTACCTGCGCGACAACATGGCGACGGACATCGCCGACACCGTGCAGCGCGGCCACGCCTTCGCGATCGTCGACGAGGTCGACTCGATCCTCATCGACGAGGCACGCACCCCGCTGATCATCTCCGGTCCGACGCAGGACGAGCCGCGCTGGTACGGCGAGTTCGCCCGCATCGCGGCCCGCATGACGAAGGACGTCGACTACGAGGTCGACGAGAAGAAGCGCACGATCTCGGTGCTCGAGCCGGGCATCACGAAGGTCGAGGACCACCTCGGCATCGACAACCTGTACGACACGGTCAACACGCCGCTCATCTCCTTCATGAACAACGCCATCAAGGCCAAGGAGCTGTTCCGCAACGACAAGGAGTACGTCGTCATGAACGGCGAGGTGCTCATCGTCGACGAGCACACCGGCCGCATGCTCGCGGGTCGTCGCTACAACGAGGGCCTCCACCAGGCGATCGAGGCCAAGGAGGGCGTCCAGGTCCGCGAGGAGTACCAGACCCTCGCCACGGTCACCCTGCAGAACTACTTCCGCCTCTACAAGAAGCTCTCCGGCATGACCGGCACGGCCATGACCGAGGCCGGCGAGTTCAACAAGATCTACAACCTCGGCGTGGTGCCGATCCGCACCAACAAGCCGATGGCGCGCATCGACCAGCCGGACCTCGTCTACCGCACGGAGGAGGCGAAGTACCGCGCGGTCGTGGAGGACATCGCCGCACGCAACAAGGCCGGCCAGCCGGTCCTCGTGGGAACCGTCTCCGTCGAGAAGTCGGAGCACATCTCGCAGCTGCTGCGGCAGAAGGGCGTCCCGCACTCGGTCCTGAACGCCAAGTTCCACGCCGACGAGGCCAAGATCGTCGCGCTCGCGGGTCACAAGGGCGCGGTCACCGTCGCGACCAACATGGCCGGTCGAGGCACGGACATCATGCTCGGTGGCTCCGTCGAGTTCCTCGCCGACGCCGAGCTGCGCAAGAAGGGCCTCGAGCCCGTCGGCGAGACCGCCGACGCGTACGACGAGGCCTGGCCCGCGACCGTCGAGCGGATCAAGGCCCAGGTCCAGGCCGAGCACGACGAGGTCAAGGAGCTCGGCGGCCTCTACGTCGTCGGCACCGAGCGCCACGAGTCGCGCCGCATCGACAACCAGCTCCGTGGTCGTTCGGGCCGTCAGGGTGATCCGGGCGAGTCCCGCTTCTACCTGTCGCTGCAGGACGAGCTGATGCGCCTGTTCAAGTCGGACTGGGTCGACCGTGTCCTGACGATGCTCAAGGTGCCGGACGACGTCCCGATCGAGAACAAGCGCGTCACCGGCGCGATCGCCAACGCGCAGGGCCAGATCGAGGGCCAGAACTTCGAGTCCCGCAAGAACGTCCTGAAGTACGACGACGTCATGGACCGCCAGCGCAAGGTGATCTACGCCGAGCGGCGTGAGGTCCTCGAGGGCGCCGACCTCGAGAAGCTGATCCGCGACTTCATCGACGACGTCGTCGCCGGCTACGTCACCGCTGCCACCGACGGCTACGCCGAGCAGTGGGACCTCGACGCCCTGTGGACGGCGCTGCGCCAGCTCTACCCGATCTCGCTCAAGCACGCCGACCTCACGGCGAAGGCGGGCGGCGTCGCCGGCCTCGACCGGGAAGCCCTCATCGAGGCGATCCGCACGGACGCCCAGGCGGCGTACGACGCCCGGGAGGCGCAGATCGGCGACGAGACGATGCGCGAGCTCGAGCGCCGCGTGCTGCTCTCGGTCCTCGACCGCAAGTGGCGCGAGCACCTCTACGAGATGGACTACCTCCGCGAGGGCATCTACCTGCGCGCCTACTCGCAGCGCGATCCGCTGGTCGAGTACCAGCGCGAGGGCTTCGAGATGTTCACGGCGATGATGGACGGCATCAAGGAGGAGGCCGTCGGCTACCTCTTCAACGTCGAGGTCCAGGTCGAGGAGGCGCCCGAGGCGGGCGAGTTCCACTACCACGCCGACGGATCCCGCCACGACGGCCCGATGCACGAGGGTGCCTTCGCCGAGCCGCCGACGGGCCAGCGCCCGCAGGTCCAGGCCAAGGGCCTCTCCGCCCCGGAGCCGCTGCGCAACCTCTCCTACGCCGGCCCGACCGAGGACGGCGACGTCGCGGTCACGCGCGAGGCCGGTCCGGCAGACCCCTACGAGGGGACCGGCCGCAACGACAAGTGCCCCTGCGGCTCGGGCAAGAAGTTCAAGCAGTGCCACGGCGCCCCGGGCGGCCCGACCGGGCTGACCACGCGCGTCAACGGCTGA
- a CDS encoding magnesium transporter MgtE N-terminal domain-containing protein, giving the protein MSTSPSRVFVARLAGLPIFDPLGDQVGKVRDVVVTLRADGRQPRVLGLVVEVLGRKRVFVPMTRVTSVDSGQVHTTGLVNMRRFEQRGSETLVVGEMLDRHVTVRGSDIAGTVYDVAMEQGRTRDWVLSRVAIQEAGKGLRRRGQSHVLEWDEVVGLAHAHATQGATHLLASLSEMRPADAANIIHDLPPERRTAVVAGMDDERLADVLEELPEEDQVEILERLDSERAADVLEEMSPDDAADLIADLSPETAATLLELMEPEEAEDVRRLLSYGEETAGGMMTVEPVILGPDATIADALARVRNPELTPSLASLVYVCRAPLEPPTGRLIGVAHIQRLLREPPSTLVAAALDDSLDPLRVDASIQDVAAHLATYNLVAAPVVDDEGRLLGAVTVDDLLDHMLPSGWRDQSDAGGRG; this is encoded by the coding sequence GTGAGCACCTCGCCCTCTCGCGTCTTCGTCGCCCGCCTCGCCGGGCTGCCGATCTTCGACCCCCTGGGCGACCAGGTGGGCAAGGTCCGCGACGTCGTGGTGACACTGCGCGCCGACGGCCGCCAGCCGCGTGTCCTGGGCCTGGTCGTCGAGGTGCTCGGCCGCAAGCGGGTCTTCGTGCCGATGACCCGCGTGACCAGCGTGGACAGCGGCCAGGTGCACACCACCGGGCTGGTCAACATGCGCCGGTTCGAGCAGCGCGGCTCCGAGACCCTCGTGGTCGGCGAGATGCTGGACCGCCACGTCACGGTCCGCGGGAGTGACATCGCCGGCACCGTCTACGACGTCGCCATGGAGCAGGGCCGCACCCGCGACTGGGTGCTCTCCCGCGTCGCCATCCAGGAGGCCGGCAAGGGACTGCGCCGACGCGGCCAGAGCCACGTCCTCGAGTGGGACGAGGTGGTGGGCCTGGCCCACGCCCACGCCACCCAGGGCGCCACGCACCTGCTCGCCTCGCTGAGCGAGATGCGGCCTGCCGACGCCGCCAACATCATCCACGACCTGCCGCCCGAGCGGCGTACGGCCGTGGTCGCCGGCATGGACGACGAGCGCCTCGCCGACGTCCTGGAGGAGCTCCCGGAGGAGGACCAGGTCGAGATCCTCGAGCGCCTCGACTCCGAGCGCGCTGCCGACGTCCTCGAGGAGATGTCGCCCGACGACGCCGCCGACCTGATCGCCGACCTCTCTCCCGAGACGGCCGCGACGCTGCTCGAGCTGATGGAGCCCGAGGAGGCGGAGGACGTCCGGCGCCTGCTGTCCTACGGCGAGGAGACCGCGGGCGGCATGATGACCGTCGAGCCCGTCATCCTCGGCCCGGACGCCACCATCGCCGACGCGCTGGCCCGGGTCCGCAACCCCGAGCTCACCCCGTCCCTCGCCTCCCTCGTCTACGTCTGCCGTGCTCCCCTCGAGCCGCCGACGGGCCGCCTGATCGGCGTCGCGCACATCCAGCGCCTGCTCCGCGAGCCCCCGTCGACCCTCGTCGCCGCCGCGCTCGACGACTCGCTCGACCCGCTGCGCGTCGACGCCTCGATCCAGGACGTCGCCGCCCACCTCGCGACGTACAACCTGGTGGCCGCGCCCGTCGTCGACGACGAGGGGCGGCTCCTCGGTGCCGTCACCGTCGACGACCTCCTCGACCACATGCTCCCGTCCGGCTGGCGCGACCAGAGCGACGCGGGAGGTCGCGGATGA
- a CDS encoding DUF1003 domain-containing protein translates to MSTTQKRLDLPREKRRALRASMLSTEDFGVFAEKFARFMGTAKFLIWMTVFVVIWLGWNTMAPEKLRFDPYSFTFLTLILSLQASYAAPLILLAQNRQEQRDKVIAEQDRQANARAHADMEFLAREVASLRMSVGEVATRDFLRGELRSFREDLVEGLADHLADRPEAGDEDHPANR, encoded by the coding sequence ATGAGCACGACCCAGAAGCGGCTCGACCTCCCGCGCGAGAAGCGCCGCGCGCTGCGTGCCTCGATGCTGAGCACCGAGGACTTCGGCGTCTTCGCCGAGAAGTTCGCGCGCTTCATGGGCACCGCCAAGTTCCTGATCTGGATGACCGTCTTCGTCGTCATCTGGCTGGGCTGGAACACGATGGCGCCGGAGAAGCTCCGCTTCGACCCCTACTCGTTCACCTTCCTCACCCTGATCCTCAGCCTCCAGGCGTCCTACGCCGCTCCCCTGATCCTGCTCGCGCAGAACCGCCAGGAGCAGCGCGACAAGGTGATCGCGGAGCAGGACCGGCAGGCCAACGCGCGCGCCCACGCCGACATGGAGTTCCTCGCCCGCGAGGTCGCCTCCCTGCGCATGTCCGTGGGCGAGGTCGCCACCCGTGACTTCCTTCGGGGCGAGCTCCGCTCCTTCCGCGAGGACCTCGTCGAGGGACTGGCCGACCACCTCGCCGACCGACCCGAGGCCGGCGACGAGGATCACCCTGCCAACCGCTGA
- a CDS encoding sec-independent translocase — protein MFDIGLGELVVIALVVVVVMGPDRLPEFAAQAGRFVRRLKKYADAARDDLRRELGPEYADLELRDLDPRRIVRQHINEALRDDPADEPVRAGLRPLEKSERPPFDPDAT, from the coding sequence GTGTTCGACATCGGTCTGGGCGAGCTCGTCGTCATCGCCCTCGTGGTGGTCGTGGTCATGGGCCCCGACCGGCTGCCGGAGTTCGCGGCGCAGGCCGGGCGGTTCGTCCGCCGCCTGAAGAAGTACGCCGACGCTGCCCGCGACGACCTCCGGCGCGAGCTCGGCCCGGAGTACGCCGACCTGGAGCTGCGTGACCTCGACCCTCGACGGATCGTGCGCCAGCACATCAACGAGGCGCTTCGCGACGACCCGGCCGACGAGCCGGTCCGCGCGGGGCTGCGCCCGCTGGAGAAGAGCGAGCGTCCCCCGTTCGACCCCGACGCCACGTGA